The sequence CGTTGCCGCCGGCGCCCGCCTCGGTCGCGTCGAGCACGCGTGCCTGGGTCCCCGCAGCGGCCGACACATGCCCTGCGGCCGTGCACGATCGCTACTCGGTGATCGGCCCCGACGGGCGGCGCTATCCGACCTGGCATCCGCCGACCACGATCGACCCGGCGACACGACGCTCGTGCACGTTCGGGCACGAGCACGGCGACGACCCGTCGACGTCGGACCTCTACCGCTGGGTCACGGAGCATCTCGCCGCGACGGGGCAGGAGGCGTACGCGGGCCTGCCGTTCGGGCACGCGACGGAGGCACTGGACGCGTTCGCCGCCGCCAACCCGGGGACGGCGAAGCGCAGCGAGGACCACGTGGGCTACAAGGTGACGGTCGCGAACGACGTCGCGCTGCTCGGCACCGACGGCGCGGCGCTCGGGACGACGTGCGACTACCTCACGTCCGTGCACCAGGGCAGCCACTCGCCCGACGCGTTGTCCAACAACGCGCACGAGCTCGTCTACGCGGTGCGCTGCAGCGACGGCACGGAGCTGATCTCCACCACGGTCTCGCGCTTCGGCGCGCCCGGCGTCTATGAGCGCGGCTGCGAGCCCGAGACGCGCATCACCACGATCGACAACGGCTACCCGGCGGGCGCGGGAGCGCGGCTGATCCCGGACCGCGAGTGCGTCGAGCGCAACGTCCTCGTCCCGGCCGGACGCACCACGTCGGTGTGGGCGCTGTACGAGAAGTGGACGTCGGTGAACGCGCTCGAGCTGCCCGGGGGCGTGCCGCTCGCCCGCTACGAGACGAGCTTCGGGGTCTTCAACCCGAGCCGCTATGCGGGCCCGAACACGACGATCGGCCGAACCCTGCCGCTGTGCTGGGAGACCGCCGCGGACGGCGACCGGGCCAACGGCGTCGACTGCGCGTCGGCCATCACCGGCACGCCGTTCGACGACGCCCGCTCACCGTTCGACGGCACCCGCCGTGACGTCTACCTCGCCGGCACCACGGTGCAGAACCCGGGGACCACGCGCCGCTGGTGGACCGACCCGTACGGCCGCAACGCCTCACCGACCCCGTTCCCCGGCGGCGTATGCCAGCTCGTCTCCGCCTCCGGCACGCCCGGCCAGACCGATGCCCGGATCCAGGTCTTCGGGCGCAATCGCAGCTACGACGCGGCGGGCGTTCACGCGCCGAACTAGCGTCCCGGCGAGCCCGACGGTGAAGGACAGCCCGACGATCACGACGCCGGCCCCGAGCAGCTCGCTCGCGGTCGGCGTCTCGCCCAGGAACAGCCAGGCGGACGCGATCCCGAAGACGGGCACGAGCAGCGTGAACGGCGCCACGGTGCTCGCGGGGTGCTGGCGAAGCAGCCAGACCCAGGCGCCGAAGCCGCCGAGCGTGGAGAGGATCACGACGTAGGCGAGCGCGGCGACGCCGGACGCGTCCATCGAGACCACCTCGCCGCGCTCGAAGATCGCCGACAGCGAGAACAGCGGGATCGGCGGGACGAGGCTCGACCAGACGAGCAGGCCGAGCGGGCTGGGGGAAGCGGCCTTGCGCGCCGCGACGTTGCCGAGCCCCCACGAGCACGCCGCGCCGATCGTCAGCAGGATCGCGCCGAGCGGGATGTGCG comes from Solirubrobacter pauli and encodes:
- a CDS encoding EamA family transporter, yielding MPRRHVAIAVLVALTWGVNFVVLHVGLESFPPLLFTALRFSLVALLIPFVPRPGVGVKAVIAVGLFMSAGHHGLVTLGLHEGMPAGLASLVLQLQAAFTIGFAVLLIGERPRRTQLLGAAIAFAGIAIIAAGRGAHIPLGAILLTIGAACSWGLGNVAARKAASPSPLGLLVWSSLVPPIPLFSLSAIFERGEVVSMDASGVAALAYVVILSTLGGFGAWVWLLRQHPASTVAPFTLLVPVFGIASAWLFLGETPTASELLGAGVVIVGLSFTVGLAGTLVRRVNARRVVAAIAPEDLDPGIGLAGRAGGGDELAYAAGERGR